The following are encoded in a window of Rhizobium sp. 11515TR genomic DNA:
- a CDS encoding GGDEF domain-containing protein has product MKQWISLQAELGNFQQRRAIFIFALKMSFVAVIMSLAIILVLLLVMQWFDLLPLPIFEAMRFGVLLAWIIGGTVSGALAVLAGFSIHRLAVSRAEFERLSRTDMLSGLLNRRAFTEALNMAGDGASLAIFDLDRFKAINDRFGHASGDAVIVAVSRLFSAAFTGEDVIARLGGEEFGVIIHGGDTAERIARVEEIKEQIAEHSIAIEGGSVKITISAGIADIGGDRKTETVYAAADKALYLAKTLGRNRVMHERERLSQVWHRCATEQEQEATTDVRELQRYVQRM; this is encoded by the coding sequence ATGAAGCAATGGATTTCGCTGCAGGCCGAACTCGGTAACTTTCAGCAGCGACGTGCGATTTTTATTTTCGCGCTTAAGATGAGTTTCGTCGCGGTCATCATGTCGCTTGCCATCATCCTGGTGCTGCTTTTGGTGATGCAATGGTTTGATCTTCTGCCGCTGCCGATTTTCGAGGCGATGCGCTTTGGTGTTTTGCTGGCATGGATCATCGGCGGCACCGTGTCCGGCGCGCTTGCGGTGCTGGCAGGTTTTTCCATCCACAGGCTCGCGGTCTCCCGTGCCGAATTCGAGCGGTTGAGCCGCACCGATATGCTGTCCGGCCTGCTCAATCGCCGTGCTTTCACCGAGGCGTTGAATATGGCCGGAGACGGCGCTTCTCTGGCGATTTTCGATCTGGATCGGTTCAAGGCGATCAACGATCGTTTCGGACATGCATCCGGTGATGCGGTGATTGTTGCGGTGTCGCGGCTATTTTCCGCTGCCTTCACCGGAGAAGACGTGATTGCACGGCTTGGTGGTGAGGAATTCGGCGTCATCATTCATGGCGGTGATACGGCCGAGCGTATCGCGCGCGTTGAGGAGATCAAGGAACAGATCGCCGAACATTCGATCGCCATTGAAGGCGGATCGGTGAAGATCACCATTTCCGCCGGGATTGCCGACATCGGCGGGGATCGCAAGACGGAGACCGTTTACGCTGCCGCCGACAAGGCGCTTTATCTTGCCAAGACGCTTGGCCGCAACCGTGTCATGCACGAGCGCGAGCGTCTGTCGCAGGTCTGGCATCGCTGCGCCACGGAGCAGGAACAGGAGGCAACGACGGATGTCAGGGAATTGCAGCGCTATGTGCAGCGGATGTGA
- the ureC gene encoding urease subunit alpha, protein MPYRISRAAYASMFGPTVGDKVRLADTELFIEVEKDFTTYGEEVKFGGGKVIRDGMGQSQVTRANGAVDTVITNALILDHWGIVKADIGLKDGRVVAIGKAGNPDMQPGVNIIVGPGTEAIAGEGKIVTAGGMDSHIHFICPQQIEEALMSGVTTMLGGGTGPAHGTLATTCTPGPWHLARMIESFDAFPMNIGLSAKGNASVPAALEEMVLGGACALKLHEDWGTTPAAIDCCLSVADEYDVQVMIHTDTLNESGFVEDTIGAIKGRTIHAFHTEGAGGGHAPDIIKICGQSNVIPSSTNPTRPYTVNTIAEHLDMLMVCHHLSPSIPEDIAFAESRIRKETIAAEDILHDIGAFSIISSDSQAMGRVGEVAIRTWQTADKMKRQRGRLAQETGDNDNFRAKRYIAKYTINPAIAHGVSHEVGSIEVGKRADLVLWNPAFFGVKPEMVLIGGSIAAAPMGDPNASIPTPQPMHYRPMFGAYGKNRTNSSVTFVSQAAFDAGLAGKLGVAKALLPVRNTRGGISKASMIHNSLTPHIEVDPETYEVRADGELLTCEPATVLPMAQRYFLF, encoded by the coding sequence ATGCCCTACAGGATTTCCCGCGCCGCCTATGCCAGCATGTTCGGACCGACCGTCGGCGATAAGGTGCGCCTGGCCGATACCGAATTGTTCATCGAGGTGGAGAAGGATTTCACCACCTATGGCGAGGAGGTGAAGTTCGGCGGCGGCAAGGTCATTCGCGACGGCATGGGGCAGAGCCAGGTGACGAGAGCAAATGGCGCGGTCGATACCGTCATCACCAATGCGCTGATCCTCGACCATTGGGGGATCGTGAAGGCGGATATCGGCTTGAAGGACGGCCGCGTTGTCGCGATCGGCAAGGCCGGCAATCCGGACATGCAGCCCGGTGTCAACATCATCGTCGGACCCGGCACGGAAGCAATCGCCGGCGAGGGCAAGATCGTCACTGCCGGCGGCATGGACAGCCATATCCATTTCATCTGCCCGCAGCAGATCGAGGAAGCCCTGATGTCGGGCGTCACCACCATGCTCGGTGGAGGCACGGGGCCGGCGCATGGAACGCTGGCAACGACCTGCACGCCGGGGCCATGGCATCTGGCACGCATGATCGAATCCTTCGATGCCTTTCCGATGAATATCGGCCTGTCCGCCAAGGGCAATGCGTCGGTGCCTGCCGCCCTAGAGGAAATGGTGCTCGGCGGAGCCTGCGCGCTTAAGCTGCATGAGGATTGGGGCACGACGCCGGCGGCGATCGACTGCTGCCTCAGCGTTGCAGACGAATATGATGTGCAGGTGATGATCCACACGGATACGTTGAATGAAAGCGGCTTCGTGGAGGATACGATCGGCGCCATCAAGGGTCGCACCATTCACGCCTTCCACACGGAAGGCGCGGGCGGTGGCCATGCGCCTGATATCATCAAGATCTGCGGCCAGTCGAACGTCATCCCGTCTTCGACCAATCCGACGCGGCCCTATACGGTTAATACGATCGCAGAGCATCTGGATATGCTGATGGTCTGCCATCACCTGTCGCCGTCGATTCCTGAGGATATTGCCTTCGCGGAAAGCCGCATCCGTAAGGAGACGATCGCCGCGGAGGATATTCTCCACGATATCGGCGCCTTTTCGATCATTTCATCCGACAGCCAGGCCATGGGCCGTGTCGGCGAAGTGGCGATCCGTACCTGGCAGACCGCCGACAAGATGAAGCGCCAGCGCGGCCGCCTGGCGCAGGAGACCGGCGACAACGACAATTTCCGTGCGAAGCGCTACATCGCCAAATATACGATCAACCCGGCTATCGCGCACGGCGTCAGCCACGAGGTCGGTTCGATCGAGGTCGGAAAGCGTGCCGATCTGGTGCTCTGGAATCCAGCCTTCTTCGGCGTGAAGCCGGAGATGGTATTGATCGGCGGCTCGATCGCGGCTGCTCCCATGGGCGATCCGAATGCCTCGATCCCGACGCCGCAGCCGATGCACTACCGGCCGATGTTCGGCGCCTATGGCAAGAACCGGACGAATTCCTCCGTGACCTTCGTTTCACAGGCGGCGTTCGATGCCGGGCTTGCCGGCAAGCTCGGCGTCGCCAAGGCGCTGCTGCCCGTCAGGAATACGCGTGGCGGCATTTCCAAGGCATCGATGATCCACAACAGCCTGACGCCGCATATCGAGGTGGATCCGGAAACCTATGAGGTGCGGGCCGATGGCGAGCTTCTGACCTGCGAGCCGGCAACCGTGCTGCCGATGGCGCAGCGCTATTTTCTTTTCTGA
- a CDS encoding Urease operon accessory protein yields the protein MIVGNGEIAAGAAAVIDAADLVIRFNDCRSMGAGGTRTDVVAVCNTGRPARAMLGSAEWRKSPAVASASEIWSVRDPVKFAALRAPLAISHPELDDFCDDYTDQFTAFCQATGKRHVVIGRSIHEGVDAALAEHEPGSYVVPSSGLIVIAEVMARHPDDDIAITGFGHTGWEEHPFAAEKRLVDAYISLGRLRRLADTKLLSASQGD from the coding sequence ATGATCGTCGGTAATGGTGAGATTGCGGCAGGTGCCGCAGCTGTCATCGATGCCGCCGACCTTGTGATCCGTTTCAACGATTGCCGCTCGATGGGGGCCGGCGGCACTCGGACCGACGTCGTTGCGGTGTGCAACACCGGCCGGCCGGCGCGCGCCATGCTCGGCTCGGCAGAATGGCGCAAGAGCCCTGCCGTTGCTTCCGCATCCGAGATCTGGAGCGTGCGCGATCCGGTCAAATTCGCGGCGCTGCGTGCGCCGCTTGCGATCTCGCATCCGGAACTCGACGATTTCTGTGACGATTATACCGACCAGTTCACCGCCTTCTGTCAGGCAACCGGCAAGCGACATGTCGTGATCGGCCGATCCATTCACGAAGGTGTCGATGCTGCACTCGCAGAACATGAGCCCGGCTCTTACGTGGTGCCGAGCAGCGGCCTGATCGTGATTGCCGAGGTGATGGCGCGCCATCCTGACGACGATATCGCCATTACCGGTTTCGGCCACACAGGCTGGGAAGAGCATCCCTTCGCCGCCGAGAAACGGCTGGTGGACGCCTACATATCCCTCGGTCGCCTGAGGCGACTTGCCGACACGAAACTCCTCTCTGCCTCCCAAGGAGATTGA
- a CDS encoding lysozyme inhibitor LprI family protein, whose product MKLLASAAALVAVLVCGPVFAQKTVSRSGGDCANAQTQTDMNVCAVLELGEADKALNAQYKKTRAAMVAIDADLDNDMKGAEKALIKAQRAWVDYRDGECEAQGFLARGGSMEPMLVSGCKADLTKKRTKELKNLADGPEGNQ is encoded by the coding sequence ATGAAATTGCTTGCGTCCGCCGCCGCTCTTGTCGCCGTTCTCGTTTGCGGCCCAGTTTTTGCGCAGAAAACCGTGAGCAGATCCGGGGGCGATTGCGCCAATGCACAGACGCAGACGGACATGAACGTCTGCGCTGTGCTCGAATTGGGTGAGGCCGACAAGGCGCTGAACGCGCAATACAAGAAGACCCGGGCAGCAATGGTTGCCATCGACGCGGATCTCGACAACGACATGAAGGGCGCCGAAAAGGCGCTCATCAAGGCGCAGCGCGCCTGGGTGGATTATCGCGACGGCGAATGCGAGGCCCAAGGGTTCCTGGCGCGGGGCGGCTCGATGGAGCCCATGCTCGTATCCGGCTGCAAGGCGGACCTAACGAAGAAGCGGACGAAGGAATTGAAGAACCTCGCCGATGGACCGGAGGGCAACCAGTGA
- a CDS encoding urease subunit beta: MIPGEVIAVGGDIELNAGAPTVTLEVSNTGDRPVQVGSHYHFAETNAGLSFDRDQARGMRLDIPAGTAVRFEPGQTRSVTLIPLSGKREVYGFRQQVMGKL, translated from the coding sequence ATGATTCCAGGTGAAGTTATTGCCGTAGGCGGCGACATAGAACTCAATGCCGGAGCCCCGACCGTGACGCTTGAGGTTTCCAATACCGGCGATCGGCCGGTGCAGGTCGGGAGCCATTATCATTTTGCCGAGACCAATGCCGGGCTTTCCTTCGACCGCGACCAGGCAAGGGGCATGCGGCTCGACATTCCCGCCGGAACAGCCGTGCGCTTCGAGCCAGGGCAGACGCGCTCCGTCACCCTAATCCCGCTGTCGGGCAAGCGCGAGGTCTACGGCTTCCGTCAGCAGGTCATGGGCAAGCTTTAG
- a CDS encoding DUF1272 domain-containing protein — protein MLELRPNCECCDKNLPPESKDAMICTFECTFCVDCVDTVLGGACPNCGGDFAPRPIRPAALLVKYPASAKRVLKAEGCAPVRAA, from the coding sequence ATGCTGGAACTGAGACCCAATTGCGAATGCTGTGACAAGAATTTACCGCCGGAAAGCAAGGACGCGATGATCTGCACGTTCGAGTGCACCTTCTGCGTCGATTGCGTCGATACCGTATTGGGTGGCGCCTGTCCGAATTGCGGCGGCGATTTCGCGCCGCGTCCTATCCGTCCGGCGGCCTTGCTCGTCAAATATCCTGCTTCGGCAAAGCGCGTTCTGAAAGCTGAGGGATGTGCGCCCGTCCGGGCCGCATGA
- a CDS encoding urease subunit gamma codes for MNLTPREKDKLLISMAAMVARRRLERGVKLNHPEAIALITDFVVEGARDGRPVAELMETGAHVITRDQVMEGVAEMIHDVQVEATFPDGTKLVTVHEPIR; via the coding sequence ATGAACCTCACTCCGAGAGAAAAAGACAAGCTGCTGATTTCGATGGCGGCGATGGTGGCGCGGCGGCGGCTGGAGCGTGGCGTCAAGCTCAATCATCCCGAAGCCATCGCGCTGATCACGGATTTCGTGGTCGAAGGCGCGCGCGACGGCCGTCCGGTCGCCGAACTGATGGAGACCGGCGCCCATGTCATCACCCGTGATCAGGTTATGGAGGGAGTTGCCGAGATGATCCATGATGTTCAGGTCGAGGCGACGTTCCCCGACGGCACCAAGCTCGTGACCGTCCACGAGCCCATCCGGTGA
- a CDS encoding urease accessory protein UreD has protein sequence MAIMAAGTRPQRARGRGHLAAKSLGGRTRLAELFQEGAAKIRLPETFDHSMEAVIINTAGGLTGGDRMDWSVVAGPGTRIDVTTQACEKIYKASMGTAEVETSIKVGSGARVDWLPQETILFDRASLSRALNVELDEAAEFLAVEAILLGRKAMGEAMEQGLFRDRWRIRRGGRLVHAEELRLDGDVAALTAKMAVLDDQVAFATLLYVGPLAETYLGRIRPPLENHMAGASHWGEKLVVRLAAADGFALRKILIPIISALRDGAPVPKVWNL, from the coding sequence ATGGCAATAATGGCGGCAGGCACGAGACCGCAGAGGGCGCGGGGTCGCGGCCATCTTGCGGCGAAGTCGCTTGGCGGCCGCACGCGTCTGGCCGAGCTCTTCCAGGAGGGGGCAGCAAAGATCCGGCTGCCGGAAACCTTCGATCATTCCATGGAGGCAGTTATCATCAATACCGCCGGCGGTCTCACCGGCGGCGACCGGATGGATTGGAGCGTCGTTGCCGGGCCGGGCACGCGCATCGATGTAACGACACAGGCCTGCGAGAAAATCTACAAGGCTTCGATGGGTACGGCCGAGGTTGAAACTTCGATCAAGGTCGGTAGCGGTGCTCGAGTCGATTGGCTGCCGCAGGAGACCATCCTGTTCGATCGCGCCTCGCTTTCCCGTGCATTGAATGTCGAGCTTGACGAAGCGGCCGAATTCCTTGCCGTAGAGGCGATCTTGCTCGGCCGGAAAGCCATGGGCGAGGCGATGGAGCAGGGGCTGTTTCGCGATCGCTGGCGCATCCGCCGCGGCGGACGGCTGGTTCATGCCGAGGAGCTGCGTCTGGACGGCGATGTGGCTGCGTTGACGGCGAAAATGGCGGTGCTTGACGATCAGGTGGCCTTTGCGACCTTGCTCTATGTCGGCCCGCTGGCCGAAACCTATCTCGGCCGGATCAGGCCGCCCCTCGAAAACCATATGGCAGGCGCCAGCCACTGGGGCGAGAAGCTCGTCGTGCGGCTCGCCGCCGCCGATGGCTTCGCGCTCAGAAAAATTCTCATTCCGATCATTTCCGCCTTGCGCGACGGAGCGCCCGTGCCGAAAGTCTGGAATCTGTAA
- a CDS encoding class I SAM-dependent methyltransferase: MSENDYDAFAAAYQADNENNAWNAYYEQPAILSLAGDVAGLRVLDAGCGGGAHGAALVDRGAVLTGVDASAGLLEIARRRLEGRARLLLADLNERLPFEDGTFDLVMASLVMHYLHDWSRPLSEFRRVLSDGGRLIFSTHHPFMDHDPASGESYFETYNFSETWHRGGKNITMRFWHRPLHAMFDALRSAGFRIDVVSEPLPDPRGSTLFPDAYKSLTTKPRFLFFSAVKG, from the coding sequence GTGTCTGAGAATGACTATGATGCGTTCGCAGCCGCCTATCAGGCAGACAATGAGAACAATGCCTGGAATGCTTACTATGAGCAACCTGCAATTCTCTCGCTCGCCGGTGACGTTGCCGGACTTCGCGTTCTCGATGCGGGTTGCGGAGGCGGGGCTCATGGGGCCGCCCTCGTCGATCGGGGGGCGGTCCTGACCGGCGTCGATGCGAGCGCAGGCTTGCTCGAAATCGCGCGGCGCCGCCTGGAAGGGCGGGCTCGTTTATTACTGGCCGATTTGAACGAGCGATTGCCTTTCGAAGACGGCACTTTCGATTTGGTCATGGCCTCCTTGGTCATGCATTATCTGCACGATTGGTCGCGGCCTCTTTCGGAATTCAGGCGTGTCTTGTCCGATGGCGGCCGCCTGATTTTTTCGACGCATCATCCGTTCATGGATCATGATCCGGCCAGCGGGGAAAGCTATTTCGAGACTTATAATTTCAGCGAGACGTGGCACCGCGGCGGCAAGAACATCACCATGCGATTTTGGCACCGGCCGCTCCATGCCATGTTCGATGCGCTGAGATCGGCCGGATTTCGGATCGATGTCGTAAGCGAGCCGCTGCCGGATCCCAGGGGCAGCACTCTTTTCCCCGACGCATACAAGAGCCTGACGACCAAGCCGCGCTTCCTGTTCTTCTCGGCAGTGAAGGGGTAA
- a CDS encoding branched-chain amino acid ABC transporter substrate-binding protein: MKKYLLSAVALSAMIAFGGVAKADIIVGVGGPLTGPNAAFGAQLQKGAEQAAADINAAGGINGEKIKIELGDDVSDAKQGVSVANKFVADGVKFVVGHFNSGVSIPASEVYAENGILQITPASTNPKFTERGLWNTFRTCGRDDQQGEVAGKYIADNFKGAKVAVVHDKTPYGQGLADETKKNLNAAGVTEVLYEGITPGDKDYSALIAKMKQAGVDFVYYGGLHTEAGLIMRQMADQGVKAHFMSGDGIVSNELASIAGDAVDGTLMTFAPDPRKNPASADLVAKFRAAGYEPEGYTLYSYSALQVIAAAAKAAGSNDPMAVADALKAKGPFKTAIGDLGFNAKGDITRPDYVMYKWSKGSDGKYNYAEISK; the protein is encoded by the coding sequence ATGAAGAAGTATCTTCTGTCGGCGGTGGCCTTGTCGGCGATGATCGCTTTCGGCGGCGTTGCGAAGGCCGACATTATCGTTGGCGTCGGTGGTCCGTTGACGGGCCCGAATGCTGCGTTTGGCGCGCAGCTTCAGAAGGGTGCAGAGCAGGCAGCAGCAGATATCAATGCGGCCGGTGGTATCAATGGCGAAAAGATCAAGATCGAACTCGGCGACGACGTCTCCGATGCCAAGCAGGGCGTTTCGGTCGCAAACAAGTTCGTCGCTGACGGTGTGAAGTTCGTTGTCGGTCACTTCAACTCGGGCGTTTCCATCCCGGCTTCGGAAGTCTACGCTGAAAACGGCATCCTGCAGATCACGCCCGCTTCGACGAACCCGAAGTTCACCGAACGCGGCCTGTGGAACACGTTCCGTACTTGCGGTCGCGACGACCAGCAGGGCGAAGTTGCCGGCAAGTATATCGCCGACAACTTCAAGGGCGCCAAGGTTGCCGTCGTTCACGACAAGACCCCGTATGGTCAGGGCCTGGCCGATGAAACCAAGAAGAACCTCAACGCCGCCGGCGTGACGGAAGTTCTTTATGAAGGCATCACCCCCGGTGACAAGGACTACTCGGCCCTGATCGCGAAGATGAAGCAGGCTGGCGTCGACTTCGTCTACTACGGCGGTCTGCACACGGAAGCTGGCCTCATCATGCGTCAGATGGCCGACCAGGGTGTGAAGGCTCACTTCATGTCGGGTGACGGTATCGTCTCGAACGAGCTGGCATCGATCGCCGGCGACGCTGTCGACGGCACGCTGATGACCTTCGCGCCGGATCCGCGCAAGAACCCGGCTTCCGCCGATCTCGTCGCCAAGTTCCGCGCTGCCGGCTACGAGCCGGAAGGCTATACGCTCTACTCCTACTCGGCTCTGCAGGTTATCGCTGCCGCCGCCAAGGCTGCCGGTTCCAACGATCCGATGGCCGTTGCTGACGCGCTGAAGGCAAAGGGTCCGTTCAAGACCGCTATCGGCGACCTGGGCTTCAACGCCAAGGGCGACATCACCCGTCCGGACTACGTGATGTACAAGTGGTCGAAGGGTTCCGACGGCAAGTACAACTACGCCGAAATTTCGAAGTAA
- a CDS encoding DUF6867 family protein has protein sequence MQGLLFDTDTGGRMVIRAVIVILGFWTAWRAGRAVASSWETYPLVVIYSFLIGLGLQFLHHALFNGPVFDVTIYIIDVVLLLVFATAGYRYRRTDQMVNNYYWLYEKTSAFSWKKKN, from the coding sequence ATGCAGGGACTTCTCTTCGACACCGATACCGGCGGGCGCATGGTCATCCGCGCTGTTATCGTCATTCTCGGTTTCTGGACCGCATGGCGCGCTGGCCGCGCCGTTGCCTCCAGCTGGGAAACCTATCCGCTTGTCGTGATCTACAGCTTTCTGATCGGCCTTGGCCTGCAGTTTCTGCACCATGCGCTGTTCAATGGCCCGGTTTTTGACGTCACCATCTACATCATCGATGTCGTGCTTCTGCTTGTTTTTGCGACGGCGGGATACCGGTATCGACGTACCGATCAGATGGTGAATAATTATTACTGGCTCTATGAAAAGACCTCGGCCTTTTCCTGGAAGAAGAAGAATTGA
- a CDS encoding ABC transporter ATP-binding protein, which yields MAGQPLLKVAGVETYYGNIRALAGVDIEVNSGEIVSLIGANGAGKSTLMMTICGSPQARTGSVTFDGRDITRMPTHEIARLRIAQSPEGRRIFPRMTVYENLQMGASLDKLKYFNEDVEKIFTLFPRLKERQSQRGGTLSGGEQQMLSIGRALMARPKLLLLDEPSLGLAPLIVKGIFEAIKVLNQTQGLTVFLVEQNAFAALKLSDRAYVMVNGRVTMSGSGKELLANPEVRAAYLEGGHH from the coding sequence ATGGCGGGGCAACCACTTCTCAAAGTTGCGGGTGTCGAAACCTATTACGGCAATATCCGCGCTCTTGCCGGCGTCGATATCGAAGTCAATAGCGGTGAGATCGTCAGCCTGATCGGCGCAAACGGCGCCGGCAAATCGACGCTGATGATGACAATCTGCGGCAGCCCGCAGGCGCGCACCGGTTCGGTCACCTTCGACGGCCGCGATATCACGCGCATGCCGACGCATGAGATCGCGCGGCTTCGCATCGCGCAGTCGCCCGAGGGTCGGCGGATCTTTCCGCGCATGACCGTCTATGAAAACCTTCAGATGGGCGCGAGTCTCGACAAGCTCAAATATTTCAATGAGGACGTCGAGAAGATATTCACGCTCTTCCCGCGCCTGAAGGAGCGCCAGTCACAGCGGGGCGGAACGCTTTCGGGCGGCGAGCAGCAGATGCTGTCGATCGGCCGCGCACTGATGGCGCGTCCCAAGCTGCTGCTGCTCGACGAGCCGTCGCTTGGCCTGGCGCCGCTGATCGTCAAAGGCATTTTCGAGGCGATAAAGGTTCTGAACCAGACGCAGGGGCTGACCGTGTTCCTCGTCGAGCAGAACGCCTTTGCGGCGCTCAAGCTTTCCGACCGCGCCTATGTGATGGTCAACGGCCGGGTGACGATGAGCGGTTCCGGCAAGGAACTGCTCGCCAATCCGGAGGTGCGCGCCGCCTATCTCGAAGGCGGTCACCATTGA
- a CDS encoding ABC transporter ATP-binding protein translates to MNAVTANPNDVLLKVDHLSMKFGGLMAINDFSFEAKRGDITALIGPNGAGKTTVFNCITGFYKPTMGMLTLQQKSGKEYLLERLPDFRITREAKVARTFQNIRLFSGLTVLENLLVAQHNKLMRASGYTILGLLGIGPYRSEAKNAIELARFWLEKADLIDRADDPAGDLPYGAQRRLEIARAMCTGPELLCLDEPAAGLNPRESLVLNEFLRSIRKDTGTSILLIEHDMSVVMEISDHVIVLEYGQKIADGTPDEVKNDPRVIAAYLGVEDEEVEEVIAEVEHLQEGEH, encoded by the coding sequence ATGAACGCTGTGACCGCAAACCCCAACGACGTCCTCTTGAAGGTCGACCACCTGTCGATGAAGTTCGGCGGCCTGATGGCGATCAACGACTTCTCGTTCGAGGCCAAGCGTGGCGATATCACCGCGCTGATCGGGCCGAACGGCGCCGGCAAGACGACCGTGTTCAACTGCATCACCGGCTTCTACAAACCGACGATGGGCATGCTTACGCTGCAGCAGAAGAGCGGTAAGGAATATCTCCTTGAACGGCTGCCGGATTTCCGGATCACGCGCGAAGCCAAGGTGGCGCGTACCTTCCAGAATATCCGCCTGTTTTCGGGCCTTACGGTGCTCGAAAATCTGCTGGTGGCGCAGCACAACAAGCTGATGCGTGCCTCCGGCTACACGATCCTCGGCCTGCTCGGCATCGGTCCCTATCGTTCTGAGGCCAAGAATGCCATCGAACTTGCGCGCTTCTGGCTCGAAAAGGCCGATCTCATCGATCGCGCCGACGATCCTGCAGGCGATCTTCCTTACGGCGCGCAACGCCGCCTGGAAATCGCGCGCGCCATGTGCACGGGGCCGGAACTGCTTTGCCTGGACGAGCCGGCTGCCGGTCTCAATCCTCGCGAGTCCCTGGTCCTCAACGAATTCCTTCGCAGCATCCGCAAGGACACCGGCACATCGATCCTGCTGATCGAGCACGACATGTCCGTGGTCATGGAAATTTCCGACCATGTCATCGTGCTCGAATACGGGCAGAAGATCGCCGATGGCACGCCGGATGAGGTCAAGAATGATCCTCGCGTGATCGCCGCCTATCTGGGCGTTGAGGATGAGGAAGTGGAAGAGGTGATTGCCGAAGTCGAGCACCTCCAAGAGGGTGAACATTGA